In bacterium, one DNA window encodes the following:
- a CDS encoding DUF5723 family protein, which produces MTARRPHRTALSRTALSRAARRAAPLLALLPALLLALPVAPAAAQGQVRAMGLAGAYTAAARGLDAVGWNPANLALRRPHGVEVGLASVAMDLNNNAFSLERYNEISGATLNAADKQRLLDDIPDEGFMLNADVRASALGLCVGPVALSLQGLAGGTGTLDKDFFDLVLMGNEIDESFSFEDTDGEGFALASGTLSFAAPLLTSRAVRLSAGVNARYLHGLYDLRVESASGTVVATMTEVRGEASASYLTSRGGTGYAVDAGLALQAPRGWVLGLAVSNAASRIEWDRDVERTTWRATVDSLALDTDEPADRVVDEKTVAAAAPYARSLPTTVRFGASNTLGPLLLAVDVVKPLDDRAGAGRRVELNAGLEWRPCGWLRPRLGLGFGGDVNRAAAGLGVALGPLCWDL; this is translated from the coding sequence ATGACCGCCCGACGTCCGCACCGCACCGCCCTGTCCCGCACCGCCCTGTCCCGCGCCGCCCGTCGCGCCGCGCCGCTGCTCGCGCTGTTGCCGGCGCTCCTGCTCGCGCTGCCCGTCGCGCCGGCCGCCGCCCAGGGCCAGGTGCGGGCCATGGGCCTGGCCGGGGCCTACACGGCCGCGGCGCGCGGCCTCGACGCCGTCGGCTGGAACCCGGCGAACCTCGCGCTGCGCCGCCCCCACGGCGTGGAGGTCGGCCTGGCCTCGGTTGCGATGGACCTCAACAACAACGCCTTCTCCCTGGAGCGTTACAACGAGATCTCCGGCGCCACGCTCAACGCCGCCGACAAGCAGCGGCTGCTCGACGACATCCCGGACGAGGGCTTCATGCTGAACGCGGACGTGCGGGCTTCGGCCCTGGGCCTCTGCGTGGGGCCGGTGGCCCTGAGCCTGCAGGGGCTCGCCGGCGGCACCGGCACCCTGGACAAGGACTTCTTCGACCTGGTCCTGATGGGCAACGAGATCGACGAGAGCTTCAGCTTCGAGGACACCGACGGCGAGGGCTTCGCGCTGGCCTCCGGCACCCTGTCGTTCGCGGCGCCGCTGCTGACCAGCCGCGCCGTGCGGCTGTCGGCCGGCGTCAACGCCCGCTACCTGCACGGCCTCTACGACCTGCGCGTCGAATCGGCGAGCGGGACCGTCGTCGCCACGATGACCGAGGTGCGCGGCGAGGCGTCCGCTTCCTACCTCACGTCGCGCGGCGGGACCGGCTACGCGGTGGACGCCGGGCTGGCGCTGCAGGCGCCGCGCGGCTGGGTCCTCGGACTGGCGGTCAGCAACGCCGCCAGCCGCATCGAGTGGGACCGCGACGTCGAGCGCACGACGTGGCGGGCGACGGTCGACTCGCTCGCGCTGGACACCGACGAGCCCGCGGACCGCGTCGTCGACGAGAAGACGGTCGCGGCGGCGGCGCCCTACGCCCGCAGCCTGCCCACGACGGTCCGCTTCGGCGCCAGCAACACGCTGGGCCCCCTGCTGCTGGCGGTGGACGTGGTGAAGCCGCTGGACGACCGCGCGGGCGCGGGCCGGCGCGTCGAGCTGAACGCGGGCCTGGAGTGGCGCCCGTGCGGCTGGCTGCGGCCGCGCCTGGGCCTGGGCTTCGGCGGCGACGTCAACCGCGCGGCGGCCGGCCTCGGCGTGGCGCTGGGACCGCTGTGCTGGGACCTGG